The following nucleotide sequence is from Thermogemmatispora onikobensis.
CAGAGCGGCCAGCAGCTCGGCCTGCTGCGGCGCCTCCATTGTGCCGATGAGCTGTTCGCTCTCGCGCCAGCACGCCTCAGCCTGCGCCCGCCGCTCCGGCTCCGCCGTCCGCGCGTAGCCCTGTCCCAGGATCAGCAGAGCCTCGACCCGCTGGTGAGCCAGCTCAATGGCCTGGCAGCGTTGCCCGGCCTCGTCCAGGCGCCCGGCCTTGACAAGCTCGTCGACCAGCAGAACCTGGGCGTCGGCCCGCTCCCAGCCCTCGGGGACACGCCCGACAATGCGGGCCGCCTCTTCCCATTCGCCGGCCTGGGCCAGCTCGCGTGCCAGGGCCTGATAGCCGTCGGACTGCTCCCAACTGCTATCTTCGCCGGCAATCAGCGCCTCGGCTTCCTGCCAGAGCTGCCGGGCCCGCTCTCTGGCCCCCGCCTGGGCCTGCAGTCGTCCCAGATAGGCCAGAGCCTCGCCCCGCTCCTGGCCTTCCACCAGACTGCGCACGCAGCGCTCAGCTTCGTCCCAGGCCGTGGGCGAGTCACAGGCTCTGGCGAGCGTGAGGGCGGCCTGCAACTGCTCGCGAGTGGTCGCCTGTTTGCGCAGCAGAGCGACGAGCTTCCACCAGAGCTGCTCGGCTTCGGAACGCCGTCCAGTCTGGCTCAGCTCCCGGCCCAGGGTGATCAGCACCTCGGCCTGTTGTTGCCGGTCACCGATCGTGCTGGCGATGCGCATGGCCTCCTGCCAGCGCTCAAGCTGAGCCAGGCTGCGCGTCAGGAGCGTCAGAGCGTCGCGCCGCTCCTCCCCTTCAGGGAGGGCGCGGATGATGGCCTCAGCCTGCTGCCAGGAGCGCCAGGCTTCTTCTTGCAGGCCGGCCCGGGCCTGGCTTTGCCCCAGCTCTGCATAGGCTGCCTGTTGTTCGTCGGCCCGCTCTAGCCGCGCCAGCTCGGTCTCGGCCTGCTGCCAGAGCCGCTGCGCCTCGCTGAGCTGGCCGTGGGCGGCCCTGGCCTGCCCGAGCGCCGTCAGTGCCTGGAGGCGTTCGCGTGGGCGCGCGATGCACTGGCTGAGCGCCTCGGCCTCCTGCCAGCGTTCGCGGGCGGCCAGGGCCTGGACCAGGCTCAGCCGGGCCTCAGCCTGTTGCCTCTCGTCTCGCAGATGCTCGCAGAGGGCTGCAGCCTCCGGCAGGCGTCCGGCGGCAGCGAGTGCGTGTATCAGCTCTAGCCGGGCCTCGCCCTGCTGCCAGTGGTCGGGGATGCGCTCGCAGAGGCGCGCCGCTTCGCTCCACTGCTGCGCGCCGGCCAGGGCCCGCACCAGGGCGACCAGGGCAGTGGCTTGCTCCCAGGTGAAGGAGATGGTCGGGATGAGGTGCTCCGCCTGCTGCCAGAGCCGCTGAGCTTGCTCCAGCTCGCCGGCCTGGGCCAGCTCGCTCCCAAGGACGGCCAGAGCGGCCACGCGCTGATCGACGGCGCGCTCGGAGATGGCAGCCAGCGCCTCCCCGGCTTCATTCCAGCGCCGGAGATGGGCCAGGGCGGCGACCAGCTCCTGCCGCGCCTGGTCCTGCAGGGTGTCGGCGGGCATGGCCTCGATAATCTCCTCGATCTCGGCGCTCTGCCCGGCCTGGGCCAGCCCCTGGGCGATCTGCAGCAGAGCCTCGGCGCAGGGATCAGCCAGGGCGATGCGCCGCGCCACGCCGATGGCCGCCCGCCAGAGCTGCAGAGCCGGCTCGCGCCAGCCTGCCCGGTTGAGGTCCGCCGCCAGCTCGCTCAGCAGCGGAGCCAGACGATCCGGCTCGCTGCTCTGCCGTGCCACGTCGCAGGCCCGCCAGTAGAGCGGCCCGTACTCCTTCTCGGGCGCCCCTTGCTCCTGAAGCTGGCGCGCGATGGCTACCAGCGCCTCTAGCTGGCGCCCGGGATCGCTGATGAGATCGGCCAGGCCGAGGGCCTCTTGCTGCCGCCCCAGTTGAACAAGCAGGGCGAAGGCTTGCGGCGGGTAGCGCTCAGCCTGACTGCTCAGGCTGCAACGCAGCAGGGTGTAGCTCCACAGCCGCGGCAGTTGCGCCAGCCCCTCGCTGAAGCTCCAGCCCTTCCAGGCGGCAGCCTGACGCCCAAAGTCGAGATCGCCGGCATAGGCGCGGGTACTGGGATCAAGCTGGTGGATCTTGCGCTGCCCGTAGTGACCAGCATCGAGCAGGGCAAAGAGGCGCTCCCAGGCCCGCCCGTAGAAGAGGTGGGCCGCCAGATGCTGGCGGGCGTAGCGCCGGCGCGCGGCCTCGTCGGGATCATGGCGCTCCTCCTGCCAGATCAGCTCACTGCCGCCGCGCTCGCACCAGTCGGCCAGCACCCGATGCCAGCGGGCCTCTTCGGCGGCGCTGAAGAGATAGGGCCTGGCCGGCTGCTCCGCGTCCTGGCGCAGGTAATCGCGGAGCTTGAGATGGAAGAGGCTGTAGCGCCCACTGCTGTCGGCGACAAGCAGCCCACCAAGCTGTTGCAGGGCGTCGCGGACCTGGTAGGTGGGCAGCGGCGCCAGTATATGGCTGAGCTGGGCCTGCCCCAGCGGTTCGCGCGCGACCAGCAGCAGGCCCAGCAGGGGATATAGCGCACGCTCCCAGAGAGGATGCTGCTTGAGACGCTCGATGGCCAGGGTGAAGAGATTGACAGGATCGCTGGAGAGGCGGGCACTGAGGGCCTCGGCGGTGAGCGTCGGATCACGGGCCAGCTCGCGGGCGGCCAGGTCAAGATAGAGGGTATTCTCCTCCATGAGGGCATAGAGGCGGTCGCCTTCGGCCCGCGTGAGCTGGAGACCGCGCTGGCGCAGGAGCTGGTCGAAGTCGGCACGGCTCAGCGGCGGCAGGCTGTACTCGTACTCCGGCCCGCGCTGGTGGAGGGCCTGCAGGATATCATCGGGCCGGCTGCCCAGGACCAGGACACAGCCCGCCGGCGGTCGCAGCGGGAGAAAGCTCAGGTCGCGTCTGCCGTTGGCATCGCGCGGAAGCTGATCGAGGCCGTCGATGCAGATCAGGAGGCGCTCGCCGCGTTCACCCAGCTCGTGGAGCAGCTTCCAGAAGGCCGCCGTCAGGGCGGCGCGACTGGTGCCGGCCAGCAACAGGGGCGTCGGATCAAGGGCATGGGCGAGGATCAGACGCGCCAGCAGGTCGCGCAACAGGGCCACGACGTGGTCAGCAGGGGGATCAAGCGGCAGGAAGTGATGCGGGACGCGCTCCAGCCCTTCTTCCTGGACGAGACGGGCGATGAGGCTGCTCTTGCCCTGACCGGCCTGGCCGCTGATGACCAGGTAGCCACCATAGGGCTGCAGCCCGGCAATCTGCTGGCGGATGGCAGCCAGCTCGGCGCTGCGCCCGACAAACCCCTCCAGGCGGCTATTGATAAAAGGCCGATGATCGATGAGCATAGCCCGCAGGGCCTGCTCTTGCTCGGGCAACAACCGGCCCGCGCCGCTCGCCGGCCCCCCGAACCGCAGACGCTCGCTGAAGAGCCGGCGCAGACCTTCCTCGACACGGTGCAGACCCTCGTCGCGCGCTCGCCAGAGGCTGAGGGCCTTGGGCGGCTGGCCCGGCGGCAGAGCCTCTAGCTCGCCAAGCGCGGTATGTTCCCAGGCCACTGGACGCACGATGATGGGGACGACCATGACCCCCTCCGCACGCCGCCTCCTCAGTGCAGCCTCCATCTCGGCAAGGCAGTCGGGACTGTCGAGAAAGTCAGGACTGATGAGGAGCAGGATGAGGTCGGCGCTCTTGAGGGCGGCTTGCCTGGCCTGCTGATAGTCGCTGCCGGCCAGAATCTGCCCCGGCCCACTGAGGCGCGGCGCCTCCAGACCAGCTTCCCGCGCCGCCAGCCGCACCCGCCGCGCGAGACGCTCGCCCCAGCTCTGATCTGCCCCGGCATAGCTGAGGTAGACGTGCAGGCTGCGACTGGCCCCCGCCCCCGACTGCATGCTGCACCTCCTCTGGCCAGCTCCGAATCACTCCGCGTCGCTGGCAGGCACCGGCAGCCCGTGGCTGATCAGCCAGTCGCGTAACCACGGGATCGTAGAGACGTTCCAACGACAAACCGGCAGGCGGGCAAATTCCTGGGCCGATATCTGTAGACCCCGCAACTGAGCGTCTAGCTCCTCGGGGCTGTTGACCCCCAGGTCCCAGGTGCGCTTGGCCCAATCAGCGTTATCCAGGTCGGCATCAGGAAAGAAAACCTGACCTTCCTCCTCTGGCATGGTGCGCTCCCTCTTTCGTTGAGCGGCTGGCTGGCTGGCTGGCTGGAAGAGCAACACACCTGGACCCGGCTCCGCCCGGCGGTGCGCCTCTTCCCAGCTCCGCCCGGAAAAGCTTCTTTCTTTACAAAACTGCCTGCTTCTTCTGCAAGTATACCATACGATGCGGCCCGGCGTCATCCAGAAGCGTGACCGCTTCCAGGCGATGGAGAGCGTTGGAGCATCAGAGAGAACTTTTCGTAGGAGAATACTCTTTTATTCCAAAAAGCTTCCCTAAATGACGCACTTGCGCTATACTGACCAAAATATCTTTGTTGTAGAGGGGAGAATCGTGCTTCGGCTGCGCGTCAAAGAGGTTGCACGTGAGCAGGGAGTATCTATGAATCAGCTATCCCAGCGAGCGGAAGTTAGCTATAACATCATTAAGGCCATCTATCGCAATCCCTACCGGCCCACCAATACGGCCACGATCAGCCGCATTGCGCAGGCCCTGGGGGTGCCGACTATCGTTCTGCTGGAAGAGGTGTCAGAGGAGGAGATGGCCCGTGAACAGCGGGCCCTGGCGGCGGAGCTGGCACTGCCCCGCCGACCAGGACGCCAGCCTCGTGACCAGCGACCCTGGTCGCCGTCAACGAGGCCAGCTCGACCAATGCCACAGAGAGAAGAGAGAAGAGAAGATGGCGCGCGCGCCGCTCGCAACGCCATCGCGCGCCATCTCGCGGAATCTTAGCCGTCGCTGCGTTCGGTCGAGACAGCGATCACGAGAAGGGGGACCTTCGCGCTCTCGAGTGGGGGTGACAGCAGACGAGGAGGTGTGTTGAGAGCGGAGGAAAAACGAAGGCCCCTCTTCAGCATCGCCAGGCTTCAGGAACGGCTCCCACCTCCTTTCAGGTTCGGGTGGAAGGACGGCAGGACCAGGCTCAGGTACTGGTGGAGCTGCTCACAGTTGGCCAGGACCTGATCGCGCTCCCTGGAGGCCGCGATCTTCTGGCGCACCAGCCCGGCGAAGGTGGCGATCGCTTCGGTGATCAGCTCCAGCTCGTCCCACCTGAGAAGGATCACCTGCCCGCTGAGAATCTGCTCAACCTTGAGCAGGACGAGCTGAATCCGGTTGATGCTGCGATGACTCACCGGCTGGCCGGCCAGGCCCGACTGCAAGTAGCGCCCATAAAACAGGAGAATGTACTTGATGGCCTTCAGGTCGTCGGTACCGACCCCCATCATCACCTGCTTCCCCTCCCGTTGCCCCTCCTTCATCTGTCACTTCCTTTCTGTACTGGCAACACGACACTTCCGACCAGTCCCTTGCTTGTTCCAAACGGGTCAGCCCTAACCCACCCAAATTATATCTTGCAAGTATCAATTTGTAAATATCTCTTCGAAGGATAACACCAAGGAATGGAATTCATTATATAGGAACTGGCTGGTATGCTTAGAAAAAACATATTGAGGAACCAGCTTGCTACGCCTGCGCGTCAAAGAGGTTGCCCGCGAGAAGGGCATGTCGATGCACCGGCTTTCGCTACAAGCACAGCTCAGCTATCACGTCATTCGTGAGATTTTTATTGATCCCTACAAGCCGGTCTCCTCCGATACTATCAATCGTGTTGCTGAGGCCCTGGGGGTGCCGGTCACAGCGATCATCGAGGATGTGCCGAGGGAGCAGGCTGAAGAGGAGCGGAGGCGGCTCAGGAGCAGAACCAGCGGCGGCGAATCGTCGTCTGGTTGAGTGTTTGACTGCACGGTTGCAGTGTCGGACATCCGCTCAACCTATTTTTGGAGAGCTGCCACTCAACAGAGTTGGGAACTGCCAGCGTAGTAGAAGAGAGCCAGCGAAGAGAAGAGAAAGGGGATGCAAACGCCCTATGAATGGTGTATACTCTTCAAGACGGTAGAAAAGAAGCGCTTGCTTGCTGGATTATGCCGGGCAGCGGCTGCAGTGCGGCTGGCGTCCTGCTGAGCGAGTGAGCGAGCGCTGAAGGTTGGGAGTGAGGAAGCCCCTGGGGTGGAGCGCCTCATTCATCGCTTGCTGTGCTCTCTATTGCTGGAAAGTTGAGGGGAATGCATGCTACGCCTCCGCGTCAAAGAGGTTGCTCAAGAGAAAAAGATATCGAAGCATCGGCTTTCTCTGCTAGCAGAAATCAGCTATTACATCATTAGTGACATCTGTGCCAATCCTTACAAAACGATCTCCACCTACACGCTCAATCGGATTGCTGAGGCGCTGGAGGTGCCGGTCACGGCTCTCATCGAAGACGTCTCGCGGGAGCAGGCCGAAGCAGAGCAGCGGCAGCTCAAGCGCAAGGTTACCGGGGGCAAAGCGTCGTCCAGTTGAGCGCTCCACGGCAGAGACAGGGGGTGAGCCATCCGCTCACCTCGTGGTCGTTCCGTGGGCGTCGAGTAGCAAGGGAAGGCTGGACGGGAGCGAAGGGCATCGTATGTACACGGCCTTACAGACAGTCTATACTCTCTCAAGACAGCGGGAAAGAAGCGTCTGCTTGCCGGGTAGTGGTCACGGTAGTCCTAGGGCGATTGCCTGGTCGAAGAGCGGCCTGGGCAGGCTTTTATCCTCCCCAATCCTGGCCATCCCCGTCCAGGAAGCTGTCGGCGTCGCCTCTCTCCTGATCTTGAAGCAAGCGGCAGGCGTAAATAGCCATTTTGGGCTAATTTTCTATTCCTTCCCATCTCGTTGGCGAAATTGCTTTTGAATGGATATATTCATCCACAGCAAATTGGTATATACTAAGAAAGAAATAGCCCTCAAGCGAGCGGCTATGCATTAGTTGTCTCTCTAGCGACCAACCGCCCACATTGCAGCGGCAGCTTGCTGGAGCCTCGCCTGGAGGGGCAGAGAGAAAAGTGAGAAGGGTTGCGGCATCTTCGCTGGTACGAAGCGCCCCTTGGGGAAAGACGCCTCGATCGTCATCCTGCCCTGTTGTGCGGAGGAAACAATCGTGGAGTGGTCTGGCCTGGAAGAAAGAGGAAAACGTCGGGTTAGATAGAAGACCCTAGTTCCTGATCAAAAAAGGGGCTGAAGGCATGGAGAATGAGTATCAAGAGCAGGGGCATCAGACTCCTGATGAAGAAATTGCCTATTATCAGAAGCAACTAGAGATGCAGCGCGTAGCAGGGGATCGGGATGGTGAGATGGTTAGCCTCTTCCGACTCGGTCTCCTCTTTCAACGTCAGGATCAGCTAGACCAGGCCCACGACTACTACCAGCAAGCGCTTGTCCGTAGCCGCGAGTATGGTC
It contains:
- a CDS encoding TIR domain-containing protein translates to MQSGAGASRSLHVYLSYAGADQSWGERLARRVRLAAREAGLEAPRLSGPGQILAGSDYQQARQAALKSADLILLLISPDFLDSPDCLAEMEAALRRRRAEGVMVVPIIVRPVAWEHTALGELEALPPGQPPKALSLWRARDEGLHRVEEGLRRLFSERLRFGGPASGAGRLLPEQEQALRAMLIDHRPFINSRLEGFVGRSAELAAIRQQIAGLQPYGGYLVISGQAGQGKSSLIARLVQEEGLERVPHHFLPLDPPADHVVALLRDLLARLILAHALDPTPLLLAGTSRAALTAAFWKLLHELGERGERLLICIDGLDQLPRDANGRRDLSFLPLRPPAGCVLVLGSRPDDILQALHQRGPEYEYSLPPLSRADFDQLLRQRGLQLTRAEGDRLYALMEENTLYLDLAARELARDPTLTAEALSARLSSDPVNLFTLAIERLKQHPLWERALYPLLGLLLVAREPLGQAQLSHILAPLPTYQVRDALQQLGGLLVADSSGRYSLFHLKLRDYLRQDAEQPARPYLFSAAEEARWHRVLADWCERGGSELIWQEERHDPDEAARRRYARQHLAAHLFYGRAWERLFALLDAGHYGQRKIHQLDPSTRAYAGDLDFGRQAAAWKGWSFSEGLAQLPRLWSYTLLRCSLSSQAERYPPQAFALLVQLGRQQEALGLADLISDPGRQLEALVAIARQLQEQGAPEKEYGPLYWRACDVARQSSEPDRLAPLLSELAADLNRAGWREPALQLWRAAIGVARRIALADPCAEALLQIAQGLAQAGQSAEIEEIIEAMPADTLQDQARQELVAALAHLRRWNEAGEALAAISERAVDQRVAALAVLGSELAQAGELEQAQRLWQQAEHLIPTISFTWEQATALVALVRALAGAQQWSEAARLCERIPDHWQQGEARLELIHALAAAGRLPEAAALCEHLRDERQQAEARLSLVQALAARERWQEAEALSQCIARPRERLQALTALGQARAAHGQLSEAQRLWQQAETELARLERADEQQAAYAELGQSQARAGLQEEAWRSWQQAEAIIRALPEGEERRDALTLLTRSLAQLERWQEAMRIASTIGDRQQQAEVLITLGRELSQTGRRSEAEQLWWKLVALLRKQATTREQLQAALTLARACDSPTAWDEAERCVRSLVEGQERGEALAYLGRLQAQAGARERARQLWQEAEALIAGEDSSWEQSDGYQALARELAQAGEWEEAARIVGRVPEGWERADAQVLLVDELVKAGRLDEAGQRCQAIELAHQRVEALLILGQGYARTAEPERRAQAEACWRESEQLIGTMEAPQQAELLAALGAAVAAAGQRERAHQYWRQSEQLITALAGEWGQAEALAVLVETLMAAQEWEEAERLLQRLPHGWRASELAASLAASLAEAGRWEAARRISNSISSDQERARALAALGRALAQARQREEARLTWAEVQRLIEGIVTEEGQAQALLALGQALAEAGEHEELLRLVQQEWSRVGTRLQALRLFPLVGNLIGRSPELGSALGEAFVQVERFLSGAGS
- a CDS encoding helix-turn-helix domain-containing protein, whose amino-acid sequence is MTHLRYTDQNIFVVEGRIVLRLRVKEVAREQGVSMNQLSQRAEVSYNIIKAIYRNPYRPTNTATISRIAQALGVPTIVLLEEVSEEEMAREQRALAAELALPRRPGRQPRDQRPWSPSTRPARPMPQREERREDGARAARNAIARHLAES
- a CDS encoding helix-turn-helix domain-containing protein, whose product is MLRLRVKEVAREKGMSMHRLSLQAQLSYHVIREIFIDPYKPVSSDTINRVAEALGVPVTAIIEDVPREQAEEERRRLRSRTSGGESSSG
- a CDS encoding helix-turn-helix domain-containing protein is translated as MLRLRVKEVAQEKKISKHRLSLLAEISYYIISDICANPYKTISTYTLNRIAEALEVPVTALIEDVSREQAEAEQRQLKRKVTGGKASSS